The stretch of DNA GAATTTGGCTCAAAGTGCTGAGAGAGAAGGATTTAGGAATCATTTGCATATAGGGTTACTTAAGAATTTTGGAATAGATAATACAGATCAGGAAAGAGTTTAAAAAAGTGAGGTTAAATACTTCAGTGACAGTATTTAACAAGGTATAACAAAAGTAGGGAAGTATATGGATTCTCAGCAGAGTCTGACAGGTTGAAGCAGATGAGAATTGAGGACAGCATGCTAAGTTTGTAAATTAGCTCATTATTTATCTTTGAGAGAATCATTACAGTCGAGTACAATGAAATAAAGATTGGAGTGAAATAGGAGAGTAAAAGAGGCTGAGATACAGTGTATCATGAGCAAGTGATAAAAAGCAAGCACATGGCTCAGTGCGCAGTAGTGCAGTCAGCTTCCTGGTTGTGGGCTCCAGGGCATGGCCTTCGCTCATGCTGCGCTGTTAGGAGTCCCTGGCTGGGAAGCTTGAAGGTGCTTACCACCACTGACACCCCTGTGAATCActggggttaaaaaaaaaggttgaggcAGATCTCCCTGGAAAGCTCTTCATCGGTGGGCTTAATACAGAAACAAATGTGAAAGCCCTTGAAGTGGTATTTGGCAAATATGGACAAATCATGAAAGTACTGTTGATGAAAGACGGGGAAATCAACAAGTCAAGAGgttttgcttttgtctcctttgaAAGCCAAGCAGATACTAAGGATGCTGCCAGAAACATGAATGTAAAGTTTCTGGATGGCAAAGCCATCAAGGTGGAACAGGCTACCAAACCATCATTTGAAAGTAGTCGATGTGGACCACTCTCACCTCCATGAAGCAGAGACCCTCCCAGAGATGTTTGAGGAGAAAGAGATGGAAGTGGAGGAACTAGGGGCCCTCCATCATGGGGAGGGCACATGGATGATCGTGGCTACTCCATGAATTTTAACATGAGTTCTTCCAGAGGCCCACTGCCAGTCAAATGAGGCTCACCACCACAAAGTGGAGGTCCTCCTCAGGACCCTTCAAGACCAGTTTACAGCAGCATGGCATGGGAGGAAGAGCCCTTGTATCACATGGAAAAGACTGTTACAGTGGCCCACCTTGAAGGGAATCCCTGTCCTCTAGCAGAGGTGTTTATTTGTCACCAAGAGTTGATGGAGACTCTACTAAAGACAGCTATTCAAGCAGAGATTGCCCAAGTTCCCATGATACCTGAGATTACGCACCCCAACAAGAGACTATACTTACAGTGATTATGGTCATTCCAGTTCATGGTGATGACTGTCTATCCAGAGGCTCTAGTGATAGAGACGGTTGTGGTCGTGATCAGGACTATTGACATCATCCAAGTGGAGGTGCCTATTGAGATTCCTGTGAGAGCTGTGGTAACTCACGTAGTGCTACACCTACACGAGGGCCCCCCGCCATCTTATGGTGGATGCAGTTGCTATGATGATTACAGTGATGGATATGGTGGAAGTCGAGACAGTTACTCAAGCAGCCAAAGTGATCTTTGCTCAAGTGGTCGTGATTGTGTTGGCAGACAAGAAAGAGGGCTTCCTCCTTCTATGGAAAGGGGATATCCTCCTCCACATGAGTCCTTCAGCAGTTCAAGCTGCGGAGCACCAAGAGGTGGTGGCCGTGGAGGAAACCGATCTGATAGAGAAGGAGGCAGAAGCACATACTAGAGACAAACAAAACTCGACCAAAATCAATGTTCAGAGAAACAAAGTGGAAATTATTCTGTCATAACTACCCAAGGACTACTGAAAGGAAAAAttgtgttgcttttttttaagttcctgTTAAATTCCGCTTCTGTAATTTTTACATTCTTTGAGGAAAAAGTGaaacatgtttaattttatttggtttaATGACATTGCTTTCAACAAGCAAATGTTAAATGTGTAAGACTTGACTTGTTGTATTAGTGTTGTAATTTTCCAAGTAAAAGTTTCCCTTAATGGCCACATCCTATCTGATTTTTTCCCCCCAGGAAATGAGGCAAGCATTTCTAAGATCTTCCTCAAACATCTAGCCATCTAGATGTCCATTGATCTCCATTGGTAGATGATACATCCTGCCTGTTCCAACAAGTTAGCTGTTAGAAGGTAGTAGGGATGTGCTAGTAACTCCTAGGATTTCAGGATGTCTTCAAACTGCAATCTCCATGTTGTCAGTATGAAAAACCTAGATCAGATGCCTATGTAAGAAAAGTGCTGTTCATCCAGTAAACCCCCAAATCAAATGGATAATACTGGCCATATTTTGCCTTTCTGATATTTCCTTGGGAATCTGCAAGaacctcccctgccccctcaccCAATGGGACCATTTAAGTGTGTGTTAAATAACtacaaaatactaaataaaaagtttggacaaattaaaaaaaaagcaagcacatAATACTctttgaaaatgtgatttttggAGATGATGCCTTATGGGAAAGGAATGCTGTATTCCTTGAGAGGAAGGTAGGATGAAGGTAAAGTTTGTGTTTCAATTTTTATTCTTGGATGTGGATGTTTGTGTGAaaagttttcatttaatattcaGGACAGTAGGAATTAAAGATGGGAAAGAAAACTTTAATAGAGCAAGCGTAAAAAGGAAAGAGTGTGAAAGCAAGTTCTCATATGAATGTGTTAGTCTTGAAAGGGGAAATGACATCCTTTCTTGTGtatcaaaaggaaaaagagtaagtaaaaatgtaaaaagcaaaTATGTTATGAGGAAATGTGAAACATCTGTTATCTTTGAAGTAGGCTACCAGGTCTTTAGTTTTTGGGTAAGAGGAGAATGGAACAGGTATAAAAAATTGAAACAGATGGTGATGGCAAGGTGGCACAGGGCATTTGCGAATAAAAGAATAGAAGGTGTATTAGAATAAAAATTCTGTTAGAACAAAAGTTCTAGTGAGAATGACAAAGAATTAGTGGTGGGACTGCTGATAGATTGGAGATTTTAGCTGAGAATGACCTGTGGCATAAAGGTAACTGGGGCTAGCACGTGGCagagtggataaagccactgcctctgATGTCTTCATTTCATGTAGGCACCACTTGGAAtcctagctacttcacttccagataagctccctgctaatgtcctaggaaaagcagtgcttgttgggagacccaaatggagctcctgaAAAATAACttaaagtgcttgggcccctgcaaaccctgtggcagacccaaatggagctcctggcttctgcctggcccattcCTTACTGTTCcgtccatctggggagttaactagcagatactagatctctctctgtaattctggctttaagaaacaaaacaaacaacaacaaaacaggaagAACAAGGAAGctacttcaaaagtttgtggaagatgaATGTTGTGAAAAAAATCCTGCGATGAACTCAGAAGTTTTTGCATCATTATAAATTCGTCTTCTAATGCCACACTTTACTAtccctttttgtttcttcttggagaggcaaagagagagacagaaactgcatttactaattcattccccaaaagtttGTTCCTGGCAGTGCAATCCAGGGTGTCAGACAACCAACCACTCAAGCCATCATTGTTGGCTTCCAGGGTattcagaagcaggaagctgaaaagcAGGAACTGGGcattgaatccaggtactctaatgtgggatgtggcATTGTAAGTGGTGTCTTATTGATTATATTAAATATATCCCCCTCCTTGAACTTTCTGAATCATCCTcatgtacctgtgtgtgtgtgtatagtattTTATAAAAGGGATAGTCAAAAAGGACATTGGAAAATCATTTCCTCTTGAGTATTTTAGGTTACTCAGTAGGGTAAGTGACATAAATGGTTTATGACTGGAAAATTACTTTTCCTGTTCAGAAACTTGGAAAAATTAAAGGGTGCAGAACTGGGGAGTCATTGGCAGCATATGGCAGTCCAGCAGTTGGAGATACCTTGCCTTGTCACAAGCCAGTGAAATTAAGACATTGGGGTGAGGTCAGTGTACTTGATGCTTGACTTAATAATATTTGAGATTTAGTGTGAGAAGGTGTCTTTTTTTAGTGTTTCTGCTCTACATAGAGTTTGAAGTTTGTAGAATGAAGTCAACAAGATTGATGATGATTTAGTGTTTAAAGACAGATTAATTTGTATGGAAAGTGGTATGGACTGGATATGAGCTTCATAGCTTTCTTACAAAAATTTCTCTGCTGAGTATATATAGGCTGTGGTGTTTGTCAACTAATAGGTTTAGAAATGTGAAGACCCTAAAGAGATAATTGTTCCATTCAAATTCCATCAGGAATTGGTAAATAAGTATATAAGTCCAGTGGGCAGACTCACCTCTGACTTGGCTATCTGGCAGGAACATTTCAATTATGctttaaaaaagtacaaaacaaaaccatgaaaataaaaaagcataatTTATGTAACTCAAATACATAAGTCATGGGAAACAATAAGGAGCAAGATATAATTAAAATTCAGCTTCTCTGTGATTTAAAAACCTTCTCTCTACAACTCAATTGTTGTCAGTTACTGCTTAACTTAACGCTgggttttcctttttgctttcagGAAAACCTTTAACTTACGCCCTGGGTGTTGCCTGTCCACAGTTTCCTGGTGGCTCACCGCTTCTGCCTGCTCCAGCCTTGCTCCGGCAGCTTCAAGGCTTCTGGGCTTCAGAGCTTGTTGTGAAAGCTTGCTGCTTTGGCCTGCTACCCCTGCTTCAGGTGTCAAAAGCTTTTAATTAGCTTGCTTCCTCTAATTACTATAGCTAGGGCCATATATGTCTGCATAATCTAGTAGTAGGGTCTCAAAGGTGAATTATCTTTAGCCATTCATTCTTTGAAAACTTCTTTAC from Ochotona princeps isolate mOchPri1 chromosome 10, mOchPri1.hap1, whole genome shotgun sequence encodes:
- the LOC105942295 gene encoding LOW QUALITY PROTEIN: RNA-binding motif protein, X chromosome-like (The sequence of the model RefSeq protein was modified relative to this genomic sequence to represent the inferred CDS: inserted 1 base in 1 codon; deleted 1 base in 1 codon), translated to MEPISMFMMKMRSRLLVEADLPGKLFIGGLNTETNVKALEVVFGKYGQIMKVLLMKDGEINKSRGFAFVSFESQADTKDAARNMNEEPLYHMEKTVTVAHLEGNPCPLAEVFICHQELMETLLKTAIQAEIAQVPMIPEITHXQQETILTVIMVIPVHVMTVYPEALVIETVVVVIRTIDIIQVEVPIEIPVRAVVTHVVLHLHEGPPPSYGGCSCYDDYSDGYGGSRDSYSSSQSDLCSSGRDCVGRQERGLPPSMERGYPPPHESFSSSSCGAPRGGGRGGNRSDREGGRSTY